A genomic segment from Colletotrichum higginsianum IMI 349063 chromosome 5, whole genome shotgun sequence encodes:
- a CDS encoding Isotrichodermin C-15 hydroxylase, with amino-acid sequence MASNLADMAALLPSNPWKAFAVVVGTVVVWHLTTAVYNIFLHPLRRFPGPVLQRASSIPWALQHSRGIQAFRTRELHDEYGPVVRIGPDHLSFVDPRAWRDIYGNSTPAGPDGRLSDMPKAEWFARTVRAVPANILNAEGDEHQRYRRGLARGFSDASMREQEALLLRYIDKLVARFHEACRRGGGTGGDVNSDRKDESKGEAVVNIEAWYNWASFDIAGDLIFGQSFGCLANAAYHPWIAFIFKMARYNAPMVGLKYVGLGLVVEGLFKLGGMVALSTLRDSISRMLESRLALGYERRDLFEGLVSKQKEWNLSFEQLAGNAAVLVLAGSETTSTTLSGATYLLLKHPDALRKVTQEVRSSFKDGSEVNINSVGKLSYMSAVISETLRMYPAVLSGSVRVVPPQGGRIASHQVSPGTMVEVQQWAANHVLENWHDPFVFRPERFLDENKGRDKVDALQAFSPKLGRECSLTRDDVNSLAHVELRLILARILLDFDLEFAEPPQEDWIGKQKAYGIWGRIPLEVRLKPAAA; translated from the exons ATGGCGTCGAATCTAGCAGACATGGCTGCTTTGCTACCATCAAATCCCTGGAAAGCCTTTGCGGTAGTTGTCGGAACG GTCGTCGTATGGCACTTGACCACGGCCGTCTACAACATCTTCCTCCACCCGCTCCGCCGGTTCCCCGGCCCCGTCCTCCAGCGCGCCTCCAGCATCCCCTGGGCTCTGCAGCACTCGCGCGGCATCCAGGCCTTCCGCACCCGGGAGCTGCACGACGAGTACGGCCCCGTCGTGCGCATCGGGCCGGATCACCTCTCCTTCGTCGACCCGCGGGCGTGGAGGGACATCTACGGCAACAGCACCCCCGCCGGCCCGGACGGCAGGCTCTCCGACATGCCCAAGGCCGAGTGGTTCGCCCGGACGGTGCGCGCCGTGCCGGCCAATATCCTcaacgccgagggcgacgagcacCAGAGGTACCGCAGGGGACTGGCGCGCGGATTCTCGGACGCGTCGATGCGCGAGCAGGAggccctgctgctgcggtACATCGACAAGCTCGTGGCCCGGTTCCACGAGGCGTGCCGCCGGGGGGGTGGCACGGGTGGGGATGTAAACAGCGACAGGAAGGACGAGAGCAAAGGCGAGGCGGTCGTCAACATCGAGGCGTGGTACAACTGGGCGTCGTtcgacatcgccggcgacctcATCTTTGGCCAGTCGTTCGGGTgcctcgccaacgccgcctaCCACCCGTGGATCGCCTTCATCTTCAAGATGGCCCGGTACAACGCGCCCATGGTCGGGCTCAAGtacgtcggcctcggcctcgtcgtcgagggcctgtTCAAGCTGGGCGGCATGGTGGCGCTGTCGACTCTGCGGGACAGCATATCCCGGATGCTCGAGTCCCGGCTGGCCCTCGGCTACGAGAGGAGGGATCTCTTTGAGGGGCTCGTCAGCAAGCAGAAGGAATGG AACCTGTCTTTTGAGCAGCTGGCGGGAAACGCCGCGGTCCTCGTGCTGGCCGGGTCcgagacgacgtcgacgactcTGTCGGGCGCCACGTATCTCCTGCTCAAGCACCCGGACGCCCTGAGAAAGGTGACGCAGGAGGTCCGCTCGTCCTTCAAGGACGGCAGCGAGGTGAACATCAACTCGGTCGGCAAGCTCTCGTACATGTCGGCCGTCATAAGCGAGACGCTCCGCATGTATCCCGCCGTCCTGTCCGGCTCCGTGCGTGTCGTGCCACCCCAAGGCGGCCGCATCGCGTCGCATCAGGTGTCTCCCGGG ACCATGGTGGAAGTGCAACAGTGGGCGGCGAACCACGTCCTCGAAAACTGGCACGACCCGTTCGTCTTCCGCCCCGAAcgcttcctcgacgagaacaaGGGACGGGACAAGGTGGACGCTCTGCAGGCCTTCAGT CCCAAGCTGGGAAGAGAGTGCTCGCTAACCCGTGATGATGTCAACAGCCTGGCCCACGTCGAGCTGAGGCTTATCCTCGCCCGGATCCTCTTGGACTTTGACCTCGAGTTCGCCGAGCCGCCGCAGGAGGATTGGATCGGGAAGCAGAAGGCGTATGGTATCTGGGGGAGGATTCCCCTCGAGGTGCGGCTGAAGCCCGCGGCAGCGTAG
- a CDS encoding LolP protein, with the protein MPSFSLSLGSLTVYAALAFFLWYTTSAVYAWWGLRRVPGPFLASFSYLWVAWHIVRGTVDVGHKSLQKYGPLARTGPGYVVTHDPEVIRRIMAARGSYGKHAWWGGARSHPTEDSILSTVDMARHDEIKAQTANGYNGRDGTDVHGRVDRQVERLVGLVRRRFVSAAGARRVVDLTDLMRFFTLDVTTDLSYGRPFGFLDEGKDLFDFNRTMDAYVSAMTLGLDVPFFRNLMRSPLMAFLLPKDTDNSGAGKIMGLIPLGGAYRGPPNHGSFMRHGLTQAQCEAETFVQIAAGSDTTGSLLSTTMLYIITAPRVYQRLKEEIRAAVAAGSVSYPIALEQAKKLPYLQAVISEGFRMRPPVPYGAFMSVPPRGDTIHGVYLPGGTGVGFNIVAMMRCAETFGVDVDVFRPERFLECDDDARRGMLRQVDMAFGTGRLLCAGKQVALLELNKVFFELMRAFDFQLVDPRKGWRERALVVSTQNDMWVTITEDLLR; encoded by the exons atgcCGTCCTTCAGCTTGAGCCTCGGCTCCTTGACCGTCTACGCCGCGCTGGCTTTCTTCCTCTGGTACACGACCTCGGCGGTCTACGCGTGGTGGGGCCTGCGCCGCGTGCCCGGCCCGTTcctggcctccttctcctaCCTCTGGGTGGCCTGGCACATCGTCCGGGGtaccgtcgacgtcggccacAAGAGCCTGCAGAAGTACGGCCCGCTCGCGCGCACCGGGCCCGGCTACGTCGTCACGCACGACCCGGAGGTCATACGCAGGATCATGGCGGCCCGGGGCAGCTACGGCAAACACGCGTGGTGGGGGGGCGCGAGGTCGCACCCGACGGAGGACTCGATCCTCAGCACCGTCGACATGGCGCGGCACGACGAGATCAAGGCCCAGACGGCCAACGGGTACAACGGGCGCGACGGCACCGACGTCCACGGCCGCGTCGACCGGCAGGTCGagcgcctcgtcggcctcgtgcGGCGCCGcttcgtctcggccgccggcgcccgccgcgtcgtcgacctgaCGGACCTGATGCGCTTCTTCACGCTCGACGTCACGACGGATCTGTCGTACGGCCGGCCCTTTGGGTTCCTGGACGAGGGCAAGGACCTGTTCGACTTCAACCGCACCATGGACGCCTACGTCTCGGCCATGACGCTGGGGCTCGACGTGCCCTTTTTCCGGAACCTGATGCGCTCGCCGCTCATGGCCTTCCTCTTGCCGAAAGACACGGACAACTCGGGTGCCGGCAAGATCATGGG GTTGATCCCACTTGGAGGAGCGTACCGGGGACCCCCGAACCAC GGCTCCTTTATGCGCCACGGTCTCACGCAGGCGCAATGCGAGGCCGAGACGTTTGTGCAGATCGCCGCCGGGAGCGACACGACGGGCAGCCTgctgtcgacgacgatgctgtACATCATCACGGCGCCGCGCGTGTACCAGCGCCTCAAGGAAGAGATCagggccgccgtcgccgcaggTTCGGTGTCGTACCCCATCGCCCTGGAACAAGCCAAGAAGCTCCCTTACTTGCAG GCCGTCATCTCGGAGGGGTTCCGGATGCGGCCGCCGGTGCCCTACGGCGCCTTCATGtcggtgccgccgcgggGGGACACCATTCACGGCGTCTACCTccccggcggcaccggcgtcgGGTTCAACATCGTGGCCATGATGCGCTGCGCCGAGAcgttcggcgtcgacgtcgacgtcttccGGCCCGAGCGGTTCCTCGAgtgcgacgacgacgcgcggCGCGGCATGCTCCGGCAGGTCGACATGGCCTTCGGGACGGGGCGGCTGCTGTGCGCCGGCAAGCAGGTCGCGCTGCTCGAGCTGAACAAGGTGTTTTTCGAG TTGATGCGGGCTTTCGACTTCCAGCTGGTCGACCCGCGGAAGGGCTGGAGAGAGCGGGCTCTTGTTGTCAGCACGCAGAACGACATGTGGGTTACCATTACGGAGGATTTGTTGAGATAG
- a CDS encoding UDP-glucoronosyl and UDP-glucosyl transferase — protein MARDSTKRTRGFSSSFFSLVVPLLVAALFYKLTSSSSPQEPDYDHVPGTPDTVLFLASANRGQHNVQLATIQGLLERHPGVRIHVASAPYVGGSLERIAGLVRSAGPPAPDPVFHTLDGLADVNADIPRLLGTNRSFGELVMHRPGAAGARAAFGTLKPTMSPWSCDEYAGLYRRIADLVDEVDPAVVVLDFALRPAIDVARHKRRRRVYISPMPLANVLGFIQPSVDAIWKYPTLGTDFPFPLPWKHVPSNIVAALSAMVTFATPSAGTASPQCLEERGIHGSFGPMTDPGVMWITPGLSEAAIPVDQVPAGAVRVGPITLSVRPLVEQSPELARWLRNAPTVYINMGSLFRYTEARVDVVSRAVRLLLEQTPVQVLWKLGETDKFGDVVRGHLGPLIDRGRVVVTGWIDADPTALLETGDVVCFVHHGGANSFHEALSAGVPQVIVPMWLDLYNIAQVAESSGVGVYATRGTAPEWTVDGLLEPLLKVVGDGEDGLEIRAKAATVGRKAREDPGRYAAAGRVASLAAPRGL, from the exons ATGGCGAGAGACTCAACCAAGCGGACTCggggcttctcctcctccttcttttctctcgTCGTGCCACTGCTCGTCGCAGCGCTCTTTTACAAGCTcacatcttcctcgtcgccgcaAGAGCCAGACTACGACCATGTCCCCGGCACACCCGACACGGTGCTGTTCCTCGCCAGCGCCAACCGAGGCCAGCACAACGTCCAGCTGGCCACCATCCAGGGCCTCTTGGAACGGCACCCAGGGGTCCGGATCCACGTCGCGTCCGCCCCATACGTGGGCGGCTCCCTCGAGCgcatcgccggcctcgtccgcaGCGCCGGCCCGCCCGCTCCGGACCCCGTCTTCCACACGCTCGACGGGCTCGCCGACGTGAACGCCGACATCCCCCGGCTGCTTGGCACGAACCGGTCTTTCGGCGAGCTGGTGATGCACCggcccggcgccgcgggcgccAGGGCCGCCTTCGGGACGCTGAAGCCGACCATGAGCCCGTGGTCCTGCGACGAGTACGCCGGCCTCTAccgccgcatcgccgacctcgtcgacgaggtcgacccggccgtcgtcgtgctgGACTTTGCGCTGCGGCCGGCCATCGACGTGGCCAGGCACAAACGGAGGCGTCGTGTGTACATCTCGCCCATGCCCCTCGCCAACGTTCTGGGCTTCATCCAGCCGAGCGTCGACGCCATCTGGAAATACCCGAC CTTAGGCACCGACTTCCCGTTCCCTCTGCCGTGGAAACACGTCCCCAGcaacatcgtcgccgccctctccgccATGGTGACCTTCGCCACCCCGTCCGCTGGCACGGCGTCTCCCCAGTGCCTCGAGGAGCGCGGCATCCACGGCAGCTTCGGCCCCATGACAGACCCCGGCGTGATGTGGATCACGCCGGGCCTGtccgaggccgccatccCCGTCGACCAGGtgccggccggcgccgtccgtGTGGGGCCCATCACGTTAAGCGTCCGGCCCCTGGTCGAGCAGAGCCCGGAGCTCGCCCGGTGGCTGCGGAACGCGCCCACCGTCTACATCAACATGGGCAGCCTGTTCAGGTACACCGAGGCccgcgtcgacgtcgtgTCCCGCGCCGTCCGGCTCCTCCTGGAGCAGACGCCCGTGCAGGTCCTCTGGAAGCTCGGGGAGACGGACAAATTCGGGGATGTCGTCCGGGGGCACCTCGGGCCTCTTATCGACCGGGGGCGTGTCGTGGTCACCGGTTGGATCGACGCGGACCCGACGGCGTTGCTGGAGACGGGCGACGTGGTGTGTTTTGTGCaccacggcggcgccaacTCCTTCCACGAAGCTCTGTC GGCCGGTGTGCCGCAGGTCATCGTGCCCATGTGGCTGGACTTGTACAACATCGCCCAGGTGGCCGAGAGCAGCGGCGTGGGCGTCTACGCGACCCGTGGCACGGCGCCGGAGTGGACCGTCGACGGGCTCTTGGAGCCGCTGCTGAAggttgtcggcgacggcgaggacggcctcgagatAAGGGCTAAGGCAGCGACGGTGGGAAGAAAGGCACGCGAGGACCCGGGGAGGTATGCTGCCGCGGGCAGAGTTGCCAGTTTGGCCGCACCGAGGGGTCTTTGA
- a CDS encoding Terpene synthase family protein, with the protein MRDYQSFAPAALAQPAATYTQYDGLHGAALSLASRFRGAELRIPDLMKVFAGWPFSTSPHLARLRALFDTTLDGCIGDEKKREALKRADFGWLIALWYPDSEWAELEAVSYLGLWLFVWDDEIDVIETDFSKSAELALLHHRSTLAYVRRALGVSAAGDDNDNSNDNDNDEGSAPENMAVFGRFGELTRGTMSLAQRQRLSNELHSFVAQVAAEHVFHLDCRIPSPEQYREIRRGTAAVMPVVVLAEYMTRTEIPEALSSSPAFRVLESTTVDLIWLINDLYSLPKELADDTVLSIIPVLLHSGSSGSSRWTLDAVVERILADIRASMDEFEGAAKELRALGAGDSGAAAAAAETFILYCRRLTAGVVLWTIQSPRYGILDCTNADGSVTIQL; encoded by the exons ATGAGGGACTACCAGTCCTTCGCCCCcgcggccctcgcccagccGGCGGCCACTTACACGCAGTACGACGGCCtccacggcgccgccctgTCGCTGGCGAGCCGGTTCCGGGGCGCCGAGCTGCGCATCCCCGACCTGATGAAGGTCTTCGCCGGCTggcccttctcgacgagcCCGCACCTGGCCCGGCTGCGGGCGCTGTTCGACACGACGCTGGACGGGTGCAtcggcgacgagaagaagcgcgagGCGCTCAAGAGGGCCGACTTTGGGTGGCTCATTGCGCT GTGGTATCCCGACTCGGAGTGGGCAGAACTCGAGGCCGTGAGCTACCTGGGCCTCTGGCTGTTCGTGTGGGACGACGAGATAGACGTCATCGAGACCGACTTCTCCAAGAGCGCCGAGCTGGCCCTCCTGCACCACCGGTCGACGCTGGCGTACGTCCGACGAGCTCTCGGGGTGTCCGCCGCGGgagacgacaacgacaacagcaacgacaacgacaacgacgagggCAGCGCGCCAGAGAACATGGCCGTGTTCGGCCGCTTCGGCGAGCTGACGCGCGGGACCATGAGCCTCGCCCAGCGCCAGCGGCTCTCGAACGAGCTGCACTCGTTCGTCGCCCAGGTCGCGGCCGAGCACGTGTTCCACCTGGACTGCAGGATCCCCTCGCCCGAGCAGTACCGCGAGATCAGGCGggggacggcggccgtgATGCCTGTCGTCGTGCTGGCCGA GTACATGACCAGGACCGAAATCCCCGAGGCCCTCTCGAGCTCACCGGCGTTCCGGGTTCTCGAGAGCACGACGGTGGACCTCATCTGGCTGATCAACGACCTCTACTCCCTGCCCAAGGAACTG GCCGACGACACCGTGCTGAGCATCATCCCCGTCCTCCTGCATAGCGGGTCGAGCGGGTCGAGCCGATGgaccctcgacgccgtcgtggaGAGGATCCTGGCCGACATCCGGGCGTCCATGGACGAGTTCGAGGgggccgccaaggagctgCGGGCGTTGGGGGCCGGGGACTCGggcgcagcggcggcggctgctgagACCTTCATCCTGTACTGTCGTCGTCTCACCGCCGGGGTCGTACTGTGGACGATCCAGTCGCCTCGATACGGCATCCTGGACTGTACCAACGCGGACGGGTCCGTGACGATTCAGCTTTGA
- a CDS encoding FAD binding domain-containing protein, producing MASNKGAKVIIAGGGIAGLTLALMLETLDTDYLLLEAHDDIAPEVGASIGLTPNSLRIFDQLGVYDAIEALPHAHIEELCVRGQNGRTHGYTTRFFARQWLLQILYDSLRHKERVLTGKKVIGVSPATAGDGSVEVTTRDGSLYRGAIVIGADGVHSTVREQIHAMAGKALGEEEDKKKKKKKKKGGGEKQEKRTLAAREVDDDDSMACSYRCSFGIAQHVPGWDYFRLVAVPGDGVTMVATSGADGRVYWFVFEKLPETLYGRRIPRGYSAKDEAGFAAKYAEHRLTDDVTFGQLFSRRLSSTLTPLHEGVHGTWFFGRTLILGDSAHKSNPIGSQGGSSIVEAAALLVNGLRQKMDARQTDLAGLTGADVTSVFAAFQDAQQPRASRVVSRAHAVQALAAFEQPVLSRIGLGFLLPWIHDEHVWARTAPVFADAPRIAHLPVPARPRAVPFDDELPAAPVRSRTALLSALAVTVGSSMGLLWLVVNMQFPYLAPPFTWGPDDEPLDRTWLPTKFLNDNALSVVSVCSLPVLDERPGPTAHLVYLLAQMLSPNLIYTVEAYRVGNAGTPLASPFLNFAVMGIVALAGAQQYWTVASALFGHALPTGRAVPLDVAHSLTPALALGFALPAVLMFLPVPDARVRQDWNALWQFGTFFFIALTDLFARVLRRWWSWRPRRPLAAAAAVPGTDRDEDDADLVRYRNKDAAVLQGAYLCVGLVQAVSHLAALLYAHRHPALSVRDFFFGFPSPWTDWSSLGRSAWVSNVLQYDLVLYVAGAVVHNLHAVWKLRASGYVAGRECVAAAVCVVLGQFCLGSGATWAALWYWREGVLTSLSTIE from the exons ATGGCATCGAACAAGGGGGCCAAGGTCATCattgccggcggcggcattgccGGCCTGACGCTGGCCCTGATGCTGGAGACGCTCGACACGGActacctcctcctcgaggcgcACGACGACATCGCCCCGGAAGTCGGCGCGAGCATCGGCCTGACGCCGAACTCGCTGCGCATCTTCGACCAGCTGGGCGTGTacgacgccatcgaggcctTGCCCCACGCCCACATCGAGGAGCTCTGCGTGCGTGGTCAAAACGGCCGCAC ACACGGCTACACGACGCGATTTTTTGCCAGACAATGGCTCCTACAGATCCTATACGACTCGCTACGGCACAAGGAGAGGGTCCTGACGGGCAAAAAGGTCATCGGCGTCAGCCcggccaccgccggcgatggctcCGTCGAGGTCACGACGCGCGACGGGAGCCTCTACCGgggcgccatcgtcatcggcgcaGACGGCGTACACAGCACCGTCCGGGAGCAGATACACGCCATGGCCGGTAAAGccctgggcgaggaggaggataaaaagaagaagaagaagaagaagaagggcggggGTGAGAAGCAAGAGAAGAGGACCCTGGCCGCccgcgaggtcgacgacgacgacagcatGGCCTGTTCCTACCGGTGCAGCTTCGGCATCGCCCAACACGTGCCGGGATGGGACTATttccgcctcgtcgccgtccccggcgacggcgtcaccATGGTCGCCACGTCCGGGGCCGACGGGCGCGTGTACTGGTTCGTCTTCGAGAAACTGCCCGAGACTCTGTACGGTCGCCGGATCCCGCGGGGCTACTCGGCgaaggacgaggccggcttCGCTGCCAAGTATGCCGAGCACCGGCTGACGGACGACGTCACGTTCGGCCAGCTCTTCAGCAGGCGCCTCTCGTCCACACTGACGCCGCTGCATGAGGGCGTACACGGAACATGGTTCTTTGGGAGGACGCTGATCTTGGGAGACTCGGCACACAAG TCCAACCCAATCGGCTCTcagggcggcagcagcatcgtcgaggcggccgcgCTGTTGGTCAACGGTCTCCGGCAGAAGATGGACGCCCGCCAgaccgacctcgccggcctgacgggcgccgacgtgacgagcgtcttcgccgccttcCAGGACGCCCAGCAGCCCCGCGCCTCACGGGTCGTGTCCCGCGCCCACGCGGTCCAGGCCCTCGCGGCGTTCGAGCAGCCGGTCCTCTCCcgcatcggcctcggcttcctcctcccctggATTCACGACGAGCACGTCTGGGCCCGGACCGCCCCGGTCTTCGCCGACGCCCCACGCATCGCCCACTTGCCCGTGCCGGCCCGGCCCCGGGCCGTCCCCTTTGACGACGAGCTCCCCGCGGCGCCGGTACGGAGCAGGACGGCCCTCCTCtcggccctcgccgtcaccgtcggcTCGAGCATGGGCCTCCTGTGGCTCGTCGTGAACATGCAGTTCCCTTACCTCGCGCCCCCCTTCACCTGGggccccgacgacgagcccctCGACCGCACCTGGCTGCCCACCAAGTTCCTCAACGACAACGCCctctccgtcgtctccgtgTGCTCCCTCCcggtcctcgacgagcggCCCGGCCCGACGGCCCACCTCGTCTACCTCCTGGCCCAGATGCTCTCCCCGAACCTGATCTACACCGTCGAGGCCTACCGCGTCGGCAACGCCGGCACGCCGCTGGCGTCCCCCTTTCTCAACTTCGCCGTCATGggcatcgtcgccctcgccggcgcccagcAGTACTGGACCGTCGCCTCCGCGCTCTTCGGCCACGCCCTCCCCACCGGCCGCGCCGTGcccctcgacgtcgcccacAGCCTGACCCCggccctggccctcggcttCGCCCTGCCCGCCGTGCTCATGTTCCTCCCCGTCCCGGACGCGAGGGTCCGGCAGGACTGGAACGCCCTCTGGCAGTTCGgcaccttcttcttcatcgccctGACGGACCTCTTTGCCCGCGTGCTTCGCCGATGGTGGTCGTGGCGCCCGCGGCGAcccctggcggcggcggcggcggtcccCGGAACCGAccgagacgaagacgacgcggACCTCGTGCGCTACCGGAAcaaggacgccgccgtcctccaAGGGGCCTACCTCTgtgtcggcctcgtccaggccgtgagccacctcgccgccctcctgtACGCGCACCGCCACCCGGCCCTCTCGGTGCGggacttcttcttcggcttccCCTCGCCCTGGACCGACTGGAGCTCCCTGGGCCGTTCGGCGTGGGTCAGCAACGTGCTCCAGTACGACCTCGTGCTctacgtcgccggcgccgtcgtccacaACCTGCACGCCGTGTGGAAGCTGCGCGCCTCGGGCTACGTCGCCGGCAGGGAGTgcgtcgcggccgcggtCTGCGTCGTCCTGGGACAGTTCTGCCTGGGCTCGGGCGCCACGTGGGCGGCCCTGTGGTACTGGCGCGAGGGCGTTCTCACGAGCCTTTCGACGATTGAGTGA